The Cucumis melo cultivar AY chromosome 9, USDA_Cmelo_AY_1.0, whole genome shotgun sequence genome includes the window GATGTTATAACAAATGAACTTGTAACTGAGGGACTATAAGAAATAGAGTTAAGAATATCTATAAGATCAAGAAGGTTAGCTATTTCTGATGACTATATGGTTCATTTGCATGAGTCAGAATTTGGCTTGAGCATTGATAATGATCCGGTTTCGTTTTCTCAAGCCATTAAAGGAGATAATTCAGCTAAATGGTTAGATGCcatgaaagaagagttaaaatctATGAATGATAATGAAGTATAGGATCTTGTAGAATTGgataaagaaagtaaaagagttggGTGTAAATGGGTCTTTAAGACCAAACATGACTCAAATGGCAATATTGAACGATACAAGGCTAGACTTGTTGCCAAAGGTTATACTCAGAAAGATGGCATTGATTACAAAAAGACCTTTTCTCCTGTCTCAAAAAAGGACTCATTAATAATTATTATGGTTATGTAGCTTATTATGATTTAGAGCTTCATCAAATGGATGTGAAAACTGCCTTTCTAAATGGAAATTTAGATGAAGAAATGTTCATGGATCAACTAGAAGGTTTTatggttgaaggaaaggaaCGTATGGTGTGTAAATTAAGGATGTCAATATATGAACTTAAACAAGCTTTCAGAACGTATTCTTgttctatatgttgatgacatcttgCTTGCTACAAATGACTTTGGTTTGTTATGTCAAaccaaagaatttttttttaaaaaactttgaaatgaaagatatgAGAGAGGCATACTATGTGATTGGAATTGAAATATTCTGGACCGAACACATGGATTGTTAGGATTGTCTCAAAAGgtttatattaataaatttttagagaaatttaagATGGATAAATGCTCTTTAAGTGTAGTTCCAATTCAGAAGGGAGATAAGTTCAATCTCATGCAATGtccaaaaaatgaattggaacgAAATAAGATGGAAACTATTCCTTATGCATCTATTGTTGGAAGCTTATTGTATGCACATACTTGCACTAGACCAGACATTAGTTTTGTTGTGGGTATGCTAGGCAAGTATCAAAGTAATATAGGAATGGATCATTGGAAAGCTGCAAAGAAAGTTTTAAGGTATCTGCAAGGAACAAAGGATTATATGCTTACTTACAAGAGATCTGATCATCTTAAAGTGATTggatattcaaattcaaatttttccGGATGTGTGGATAAAAGAAAATCCACATTTGGCTATTTATTTCTGTTAGCTGAAGGAGCAATTTCATGGAAAAGTGCAAAGTAGTCTATtatcgctgcatccactatggaaGCTGTAGCATGCTTTGAGGCTACAGTTCATGGTTTATAGTTGCGGAACTTTATCCCAGGACTTGGAATTATCGACAATATTGCTAAGGCGTTGAGAATGTATTGTTATAATTCTGTAGaagttttcttctaaaaaaacgACATGTATTCTAAAAGTGCTAAACATAtggaattaaaatactttgCCATTAAAGAAGAAGTTTAGAAATAGAGGGTGTCAATTGAACACATTAGCATTACACTTATGATTGCGGATCCACCGGCTAAAGGATTGTCACCAAAGACGTTTAA containing:
- the LOC127150868 gene encoding secreted RxLR effector protein 161-like — protein: MDKCSLSVVPIQKGDKFNLMQCPKNELERNKMETIPYASIVGSLLYAHTCTRPDISFVVGMLGKYQSNIGMDHWKAAKKVLRYLQGTKDYMLTYKRSDHLKVIGYSNSNFSGCVDKRKSTFGYLFLLAEGAISWKSAK